One stretch of Skermanella mucosa DNA includes these proteins:
- a CDS encoding helix-turn-helix domain-containing protein — protein MECRSRQRIGLVPARYLDHPDLGAADLAVLFVLCAHADRHGLCWPSQSTIAAKSKLDRSTVNRILAKLVDLALIAKGRHPNPRIRTCTYRLAGHEALFRIFSDDLDSEPERAGPSPSKDLPAEHLSAEAAVVQRDTEHLEQQTSPPGGAGAREAGNSGTGMTVAAEPTVLGDDWTPDPSDLVFARDHRSDLTPEDVALVTRKFILHHGGRPLTDPSSLFRRWLLTERKTHACPDASRDPRRPAPRSGFPRGGATQGPAGQARFDAWARAAAERRARYAHHA, from the coding sequence ATGGAATGCCGTTCCAGGCAGAGGATCGGGCTCGTTCCGGCCCGTTATCTGGACCACCCCGACCTGGGCGCCGCCGACCTGGCCGTCCTGTTCGTCCTCTGCGCCCATGCCGACCGACACGGCCTGTGCTGGCCTTCGCAATCCACGATCGCCGCCAAGTCGAAGCTCGACCGCAGTACCGTCAACCGTATCCTGGCGAAGCTCGTGGATCTCGCGTTGATCGCGAAGGGCCGGCATCCGAACCCGAGGATCCGCACCTGCACCTACCGTCTTGCGGGGCATGAAGCCCTGTTCCGGATCTTTTCCGACGACCTGGACAGCGAGCCCGAAAGGGCGGGCCCTTCGCCTTCGAAGGATCTACCGGCCGAGCATCTGTCGGCGGAGGCTGCTGTCGTCCAGCGCGACACAGAACACCTTGAACAACAAACCTCTCCCCCTGGAGGCGCTGGCGCGCGGGAGGCGGGAAATTCCGGGACCGGCATGACGGTCGCGGCAGAACCGACGGTCCTGGGCGACGATTGGACGCCCGACCCGTCCGACCTGGTATTCGCCCGCGACCACCGGAGCGACCTCACGCCGGAAGACGTCGCCCTGGTTACCCGCAAGTTCATCCTCCATCACGGCGGCAGGCCGCTCACCGACCCGTCGAGCCTGTTCCGCCGCTGGCTGCTCACCGAAAGGAAGACGCATGCGTGCCCCGACGCTTCCCGCGACCCCCGACGCCCTGCCCCGCGCTCCGGTTTCCCCCGAGGCGGCGCGACCCAGGGGCCTGCCGGCCAAGCCCGATTTGACGCCTGGGCTCGCGCGGCTGCTGAACGGCGAGCGCGTTACGCTCACCACGCCTGA
- a CDS encoding replication initiation protein — protein sequence MQDFDTDSFDAALGGCGRGATGPAGTGKVPEVLPPDPALRTSPLAVSNWIHGDPSFLKVRELIEVVDPELSVTDRKLLDAMLAHATDAVVSVVASGKSSPGTMLYSALATDMKRAMGWEGHKSNKSLLAAARKLQGSVITIGYFAPGDDNLRHMNISLVTLSDVPENQGIVYWRFSPELEKLMSTRGERFLVQLKVLAKLTSGYSHRLYQLLCANADRETFSWTVSVGDLRQVLNAAAASYDSWAAFERRVLKVAVDEINRYAAFRVRYELIADERTRRRTHVTFVVEGPSSALPPAKMEAEPQDLPGQLTLDLPAVDPACEIDPAALARRLTAQTRERLRADYGHAPIDDLVVAWAEWCARHGVKVDRPARVFERWLTTMFGDLVLAVQQGRPADWTEALGRDLDQPNCRAMFSLSNMVAQQRQRWLNLARRKAADRSPRSKLPGTSVEAVHFHEWVHLVLDEFAMAHPV from the coding sequence GTGCAGGATTTCGATACCGACAGTTTCGATGCCGCGCTGGGCGGCTGCGGCAGGGGTGCTACCGGTCCGGCCGGCACCGGCAAGGTGCCGGAGGTCCTGCCGCCGGATCCGGCCTTGAGGACCAGCCCGCTGGCCGTGTCGAACTGGATCCACGGCGATCCCAGCTTCCTGAAGGTGCGGGAACTGATCGAGGTCGTGGATCCAGAGCTGTCGGTCACCGACCGCAAGCTCCTCGACGCCATGCTGGCCCACGCCACCGACGCCGTGGTGAGCGTCGTCGCCAGCGGCAAGTCGTCTCCCGGCACGATGCTCTACTCCGCTCTCGCGACCGACATGAAGCGGGCGATGGGATGGGAAGGGCATAAGAGCAACAAGAGCCTTCTGGCGGCGGCCCGGAAGCTGCAGGGGTCGGTCATCACGATCGGCTACTTCGCGCCGGGCGACGACAATCTCCGCCACATGAACATCAGCCTCGTCACCCTGTCCGATGTGCCCGAGAACCAGGGCATCGTGTATTGGCGCTTCAGTCCCGAGCTGGAGAAGCTGATGTCCACGCGGGGCGAGCGGTTCCTGGTGCAGCTGAAGGTGCTGGCCAAGCTCACCTCCGGCTACAGCCACCGCCTCTACCAGCTCCTCTGCGCCAATGCCGACCGCGAGACCTTTTCCTGGACGGTGTCGGTGGGCGATCTGAGGCAGGTGCTGAACGCGGCCGCGGCGAGTTACGACTCCTGGGCGGCGTTCGAGCGTCGCGTGCTCAAGGTGGCCGTGGACGAGATCAACCGGTATGCCGCCTTCCGCGTCCGCTACGAGTTGATCGCGGATGAGCGGACGCGGCGGCGGACCCATGTGACCTTCGTGGTGGAAGGACCGAGCAGCGCGCTTCCGCCCGCCAAGATGGAGGCCGAGCCGCAGGACCTGCCAGGGCAGCTCACCCTCGACCTGCCGGCGGTCGATCCTGCTTGCGAGATCGATCCGGCAGCATTGGCCCGCAGGCTGACGGCCCAGACCCGCGAGCGTCTGCGCGCCGATTACGGCCACGCGCCGATCGACGACCTGGTGGTGGCCTGGGCGGAATGGTGCGCCCGGCACGGCGTCAAGGTCGACCGGCCCGCCCGGGTGTTCGAGCGCTGGCTGACCACCATGTTCGGGGACTTGGTCCTGGCCGTGCAGCAGGGCCGTCCGGCGGATTGGACCGAAGCCCTGGGCCGCGACCTGGACCAGCCCAACTGCAGGGCCATGTTCTCGCTCAGCAACATGGTGGCCCAGCAGCGGCAGCGGTGGCTGAACCTGGCCCGGCGCAAGGCCGCCGACAGGTCTCCCCGGTCGAAGCTGCCGGGGACGTCGGTCGAGGCGGTCCATTTCCACGAGTGGGTCCACCTCGTGCTCGACGAGTTCGCCATGGCCCATCCGGTGTGA
- a CDS encoding ParA family protein produces MMKKPRSKKTSGTPAPDGAVAETAKLPRKLLISGSKGGIGKTGCSRIVGVAASLDGLRVALVDTDDQRSLAAWHTLRDESGYESLAKLDCFPMDITTAPEEIEKLTGYDLVVIDTPNAVQAYRDAVIRLIGLADFVLLPTGMTFDDRRSAIPWMGVMKHYGKEAAFVMNRVKRGTVAFRDAKKLLLKEGRLCPVDIPDLEHIHSFADQGLSAVDIDNAKGRDDCIGLWHFVRNEMRL; encoded by the coding sequence ATGATGAAGAAACCCAGGTCGAAGAAAACCAGTGGAACGCCGGCACCGGACGGTGCGGTCGCGGAAACGGCCAAGCTACCGCGGAAGCTGCTCATTTCCGGAAGCAAGGGCGGCATCGGCAAGACAGGATGCAGCCGCATCGTCGGGGTCGCCGCGAGCCTGGACGGACTGCGGGTGGCGCTCGTCGATACCGACGACCAGAGAAGCCTTGCCGCCTGGCATACCCTGCGGGACGAATCCGGCTACGAGAGCCTTGCGAAGCTCGACTGCTTCCCGATGGACATCACGACCGCTCCCGAGGAGATCGAGAAGCTGACCGGCTACGATCTCGTCGTGATCGACACGCCCAACGCCGTCCAGGCCTACCGGGACGCGGTGATCCGCCTGATCGGCCTGGCGGACTTCGTCCTCCTGCCGACGGGAATGACCTTCGACGACCGCCGCTCCGCCATACCCTGGATGGGCGTGATGAAGCACTACGGCAAGGAGGCCGCGTTCGTCATGAACCGCGTGAAGCGGGGGACGGTGGCGTTTCGCGACGCCAAGAAGCTGCTCCTGAAGGAGGGCCGTCTCTGCCCGGTGGACATTCCCGATCTCGAGCACATCCATTCCTTCGCCGACCAGGGCCTATCCGCGGTCGACATCGACAATGCCAAGGGCCGCGACGACTGCATCGGGCTGTGGCACTTCGTCCGTAACGAAATGAGGCTGTGA
- a CDS encoding NAD(P)/FAD-dependent oxidoreductase, whose product MDGSDAGAPPRGAGKNYEKGLLKLWLASLAEMFFEEAVSEEISKFVRGKRRAQLKDPRLCVLHVPPGYGFGPRRVPLEAGHLEVYHPPNVEAVGIACNAIECMTPDGIRTADDTLHELNIITLATGFDSGARALTRIDIRRRGGRPLRQARGRDIRTTMGLQVHGYPNLFTTVAPSTHRLPCAT is encoded by the coding sequence ATGGACGGATCTGACGCCGGCGCGCCGCCGCGAGGTGCTGGAAAAAACTACGAAAAGGGCTTGCTGAAGCTCTGGCTTGCCTCCTTGGCGGAGATGTTCTTCGAAGAAGCGGTCAGCGAGGAAATCTCCAAATTCGTGCGCGGGAAGAGGAGGGCACAGCTGAAGGACCCAAGGCTCTGTGTTCTTCACGTTCCGCCCGGCTACGGGTTCGGACCTCGCCGCGTCCCGCTGGAGGCTGGTCATCTCGAAGTCTATCACCCCCCGAATGTCGAAGCCGTCGGCATCGCCTGCAACGCAATCGAGTGCATGACCCCGGATGGCATCAGGACCGCCGACGACACACTCCATGAGTTGAATATCATCACCCTCGCGACGGGGTTTGATTCGGGCGCCAGAGCCCTGACCCGGATCGACATCCGCAGGCGGGGAGGGCGCCCGCTCCGGCAGGCCCGGGGCAGGGACATCCGCACCACCATGGGCCTCCAGGTGCATGGCTATCCCAACCTGTTCACGACGGTCGCTCCCTCGACCCATCGGCTGCCCTGTGCAACATGA